A window of the Macaca nemestrina isolate mMacNem1 chromosome X, mMacNem.hap1, whole genome shotgun sequence genome harbors these coding sequences:
- the LOC139360706 gene encoding X antigen family member 1-like, with protein sequence MESPKKKNQQLKVGILHLFRRQKKIRIELRSKCVTWKVICKSCVSQRPGLNLDLGAGIKVKIIPKGEHCKMPEAGEGQPQV encoded by the exons ATGGAGAGCCCCAAGAAGAAGAACCAGCAGCTGAAAGTCGGGATCCTACACCTGTTCAGGAGACAGAAGAAGATCAGGATAGAGCTGAGATCCAAG TGCGTGACATGGAAGGTGATCTGCAAGAGCTGCGTGAGTCAAAGACCGGGGTTAAATCTGGATTTGGGTGCTGGCATCAAGGTGAAGATTATACCCAAAGGAGAACACTGTAAAATGCCAGAAGCAG GTGAAGGGCAACCACAAGTTTAA